The sequence below is a genomic window from Lolium perenne isolate Kyuss_39 chromosome 7, Kyuss_2.0, whole genome shotgun sequence.
cgaaaatgaatatattttaaatttgaacatttttcgattatgaacatTTTTCGGATACGAACAATTTTTagctttgaacatttttcgttttgaacactatttcaaatttgaacgttttcgaatttgaactatttaaaattttaaactttttgaattttgaaaattttcaattttgatcaaaaataaaaataaatagaaaagaaaaggaaataaaaaaagaaaacagaaaaggaaagaaaagaaaaaacagaaagAGAAACAGAAAACGAAAAAACGTGtaaatgggccaggcccagtacccgaccagggtgtgcggtgcccggtaggcaccgacctggtcggtgtataggatttgccAGCAGATGGCGTACATGACACACTGCGTCGTCGAGGAGGCCGAGGGGCGATACATCACAAACTCAAGGATGCTGCTGCAGCTCAGGATGCTCATGGAGGCTATGTACCgggggtatgatgtcttgaacacCTATGGTCCCTTAGAACAGATCAGAACACATGTGGAGGTTAGTAGCTCTTATACCATGGCTTTCCCTATCGTCAGACGTTCTGGTAGCAAGGAGGTGCAGACTGCACTGGAAACGTTGGAGGGCGCCACCACAAACATAAACGAATTCATCACCCTCCTAACAGGCTGCGAACGCATGTTCCGCAGCCCGTATAGTTGCTACCTTTATATGGACAACTTCATGTTTGGCCGCCAGGTTGAGAGGCAGCATGTCATGAACATCTTATTGCAGGATAATGATCCCCATAGGGTTCTGACCGTGCTGCCGGTCATCGGTGGTTGCAGAGTAGGCAAGAAAACTTTAGTCTGGAGCGTTTGCTCCGACGAGAGGATCTGTTCCCGCTTCTCTTCCATTATCCATGTCAATGGATGTGAGATTCAAACAATTGACCATGACAGCTTCAGTAATGTCAGGACTTTGGTTACCGTTGAAATTCAGTCAGATGTGGATGACAAGGAATGGTACAAGTTTCACTCACTGCTCCTGACTCGCACGGGTAAAGGAAGCAAGGTTGTGATCATAAGCCGGCTGGAGAAGCTAGCGAGGTTCGGAACCGTAAACCTGGTACGAATCAATACCTTCTCACAAGAGGAATACAGCTACCTTTTCAAGGTCCTCGCGTTCGGTAGTTCTGACCTGGTGCACCATCCGCACCTAGCATTGATAGGGAAGGAGCTAGCAACAATGATGAAGGGGTCACTTGTCCATCTAAACGTGTACTCCAGCATGCTGAGGAACAACCTgaatgttccattctggatccgTGTCCTGAAACTGTACAGAACAATGATGGAGACTAATCTATCCACCTTCGGAGAACACCTGAGAGCTCTTCTTGACAAAGGTAGCACCGTAGACATCACTGAGTTTTCACCCTCATCATCGTCGTCTCGATTTATGCTACTGGTTGGTGGAAAGGACTCCTCCAGATCAGGTGAGCTCCCCAGGATGACATTTGGAGACATAATAGCAGGCTATGTTGTTCTGCCAATGAAGTTTGAGCTCGTGTGGGAGTCAAGGTTACCCCCTTACACCGTTATCTCTGCCACTTGTGTCGCAGAGAAGCATGAGCACTCACCCATACCAAGGAAGAAACGCTGTAGATTAGATACGTCTATGTAGGCCATTTATGTGTCAGGCTGCTTCCTGATATAAAATCCAGTTGAGGGACTCTTCGATTCAATGGGATTTTATCTTATATCGATTTTTGGATGGTTGCCATATGATTTGCAGGACTGCAATTCTTAGGAAAAGTTCCTATGAAATCACTGTACTATGTTTTGGAGGAAAACTTCGATCCACTCCAAGTCTCCAAACTCCTTTTAGAATTCCTATGGTTTTCCCATGTTGTATGAAACACCATTTATTAGTCCTAAGGATTAAGGATAGCATAACACTCCAATCCTGCACTTTTACTATGTCTGTTTTAGAACCCTATGTATCAAATAGGCCTAGAATGCATCACTTCTCGTTAACATAGTGTATATCCCCAATTTCGTCCTCCCAAATATGTAAAGGTGTGCCCTGACACTCTTCTTGTTCCTTTCAGTTCAACAGATCCTCCTTTAACAATCTACAATTCTCTAGATAAAATCAACAAGAAATGCAAAGTATATGGATATTTTTGGAGAAAAAAAAGTGGTGAGGAAATATCCATGAAATAGACTGAGTAATTCGTGGTTGTATAATGGTACAAAAAATTGACGTTCTCTTCCAGCCATCTCAAACATTTGAGAGGCATTGGTTCTTTGCCTACACAAGAACTAATATCATAGATAAGCCttgcaatgtttaaagaacttcgTCTTTCTCATCACTGGTCTCCGTGCTGATTGACCTAGGCTTTATATTTTGCTTGCTTCCTCTTAGGCTTGCACACCAAATGGAAACACCAAGGGAGCATGACGAGTGAGCGCGGGAAGGGATGAGATTCTTCAGTTGTGCTAGCCCAGTAAGCTTCAAAGAGTGGGATTTTTTTCTTTTGgataaaaggaatatattaatataaaaaagataccaattacacccagcctctgcaacagcgtaccaccctaatggcactacggatgcacacaaccaaaaaaaggaaaagaaaactaaaaaacaaaagtcccgctacatcatctcgggcctaacaacagcaatacatccaccgccaagacaacacctgaaatacactctccaaaaacgacgcctccaagaaggaaacggtgctctaacaccgtcgtcgcccgatcaaagatcttaggttttcaccctgaagatagtcaccgctctcaaaacaatgcctccaacaaggttattgccaggcacaaccagttaaggccagaccttgggttttcaccctgaaaggtaggactctgaacttcacctgtgttgtcgcccccactttcataccgttgttgtgaagcccggaacaccaagcaagtctctcaacagcgcggagacttgaacctcccttagctagtcctcccctccggccttcatgaaattctcttcttccgactttcatcatggatccatagtcacttgatgtcaacacagaaaaagagcttcgcgccgctccctccagaaccaattggtcggaataaaagcatgggtgcgcacgaccgaataccaccgatctagcaaactccaggcaaaaagcactgttacattcgtcggcggagccttccggaactcaacacactggccagatcacgagtccaggcctccggtaggtcttcctcttcacgcaagagaggccctaggaccgccgcctttatctaggtcggacccccacgtcggcgaccatcccgggccggCCACTCCAACCCCCCACCGGCGACaccgtcgccggcttccatgctcctccatcacgccgccggaacgcggtgatagatcgatagatccaccaccaccaatcgcaggtcgaccctctccggcgaagaagagggccacctccaccgtcgtaccctAGGCTGCTGCCCCGGTGACCTCTTGTCGCGGAAGAAGCCCaagatcgcctccactcaccggcgagaggcgggggAGGAGGGGATGGCGCAAGCcatgggcctggccgccgcccaccaccagcccctgccggtGTGCTGCGGTGGAGCGCCAACGGGAGGGGGGTCCGCAGCGCAGAGCCGCCGCCGGCCGATCCGCCGTATATGTCGAGGAGGAGATCACGTCTGCCGTCTCCCACGACGCCGAGGAagggccccgccgccgccacgccccgtgggtctttgccccggcggcgctatcagcggcggcggcggttagggtTGGGGTGGGGGTCGGGAGAGGAGGGGGTCGGGAGAGGGTCGGGACACTGAACCTAATTTTCAATGCCCTCTCAAAACCATGACTCCCTTTTCAAGCAGAAGGTTGTTCTCGAGTTGCTAGAGAAGAATTTCAAGACAATGCAATCTAGCCAACTTGCTCAAGAATCTGAAATGGGTGAGAAGAAGATGTCACCAGATGATATTGCATTGCTAGCTAATATGGTTGAGGATCTAAGCATGGAAACCAGTGACGAGAAATACAACGATGAAATGGAAATGGAaatagatgatggagatgtggcagATGAGCGTGCTAGTTTCAAAGTTGAGCCAAATAGATTTCTTGTACTTACTGTCTCTCTTCGACAAAGCGGGTATTATATTTTTTGTTGAGGGACCGCTCAGTCAGTGAGCTTGAGATGAATCTTGACAAGGCATGCTTGTTTTCTTTTTGGGTCATGTTATGTAAGTCCTATACAAGTAAAAGTCATCCGTCTGCTACTCTTATCTTAAATATTTTTGACACCATTGGGTTTCCCCCAGCCTTACAGAACTCGAATAGATGTACGGAAATATGTATATCCTTACAttagtactacctctgtccataaatataATAGATGTACTCCGTATTAAATTTGTCAAAATTAAATATATATTGATATTATCTAGtatatagatatatctaaatttagacaTACCGAGGGAGTAGTAGGCTTGGTCTATCGTGACCATGTTGAGGGAGTGAATAATACTTGCTCGGTCTCATAAAACATGTCTTAATTTTGTAAAAAGTTAAATGTATCTAGATGCTAATAGTATCTACATATATCTAAATTTAGAAAAAGTTAAGACAACTTACATGAGTCGGTGGGAGTATCTGTTTTATTCGGCTGATCCAAATGGCAAATCATCGCCTGTATTTTAGCCCTGTTAGATCGGCTTCAATTTAGGATCGAACTGCTATCAACTTTGCCCAGATATCAAGGTCAAAGACACGGCATCAAGCTACAGTATAATACTTTTCTTGCGGTATCAAGGTCGACGTTTGGTATGACACGCGGCCAAAAATGGGCGTAAGGGTCAACAGTGTTGACGTCGAAGTGTTGAGGTGTCTATCCTAGACGATTGGTTCCCAGACTAAAGTGTTGAGGTGTCGATCCATAGTGAATCGCAGACCATTCCAAGTCTTGCATCTCAGATATCATATCATCATGCTCTACTCCGTATGACCGTGTTCACCTCGAAGTAACAGGTAGCAAGAAAAACATGGACATTGCTCTCTCTGCGGTGGCAAGCGAGCTAGCCAGCCGGTTCGTGTCTTTCCTCATCAGCAAGTGCAGAGACCAGGCATGCCTCAACAAGAAGAAGAACCTGGAATCGCTGCGCCGGCTCCTTCTCAGGGTTCATACCGTCGTCGAGGAGGCTGAGGGCCGATACATCACCAGTTCAAGGATGCTGGTGCAGCTCAAGATGCTCACGGAGGCCATGTACCAGGGGTATGATGTCTTGGACACTTATGGTCCCCTAGAACAGATCAGAGCACGAATGGAGGTGAGTGGCTCAGACACCATCAATTTCTCAGCTGTCAGACGTTTTAGTAGCTCAACTGTTAGCAAAGAGGTGCAGACTGCGTTGGAAAAATTGGAGGCTGCCACCGGCAAGATAGCTGAATTTATCGCCCTCCTAACAGGTTGCGAACGCATGTTTCGCAGCCCCTATAGCTGCTATATCTACATAGATAACTTCATGTTTGGGCGCCAAGTCGAGAGGCAGCATGTCATCAACATCTTGATGCAGGACAACTACCCACTCAAGGTTCCCACCGTGCTGCCGATTATCGGTGGTTGCAGAGTAGGCAAGAAAACTCTAGCCTGGAGCGTTTGCTCCGACGAGAGGATCCGCTCCCGCTTCTCTTCCATCATCCATGTCAATGGATGTGATATTCAGAAAATTGACCATGGCAGGTTCAGTAACGTGAGGAGTTTGATTATCGTTGAAGTTCAGTCAGATCTGGATGACAAGGAATGGTACAAGTTTCATTCACTGCTGCTAACTCTGACGGGTGCAGGAAGCAAACTTGTGATCCTGAGCCGTCTTGAGAAGCTAGCGAGGTTCGGAACCGTAAACCTGGTACGAATCAACAGCTTCACACAAGAAGAATACAGCTACCTTTTCAAGGTCCTCTCGTTTGGAAGTTCCGACCCGGTGGACCATCCGCAGCTAGCGTTGATAGGGAAGGAGCTAGCAACAATGATGAAGGGGTCACTTGTCCATCTAAATGTGTACTCCAGCATGCTGAGGAACAACTTAAATGTTCAGTTCTGGATCCGTGTCCTGAAACTGTACAGATCGGTGATGGAGGCTAATCTATCCATCTCTGGGGAACACCCGAGAGCTCTTCTTGACAGAGGTAACACCGTAGACATTACCGCGTTTTCACCGTCATCGTCGTCCTCTCGACTTATGCTACTGGTTGGTGGAAAGCAATCTTCCATGCCTGGTGAGCTCCCCAGGATGACATTTGGAGATATAATAGCAGGCTCTGTTGTTCTGCCGGTGAGGTTTGAGCTGGTGTGGGAGTCAAGGTTACCCCCTTACACCGTTATCTCTGCCACTTGTGTCGCGGAGAAGCCTGAGCACTCGGCCTCACCAAGGAAGAAACGCCGTAGATTAGGCACGTCTATGTAGGCCATTATTGTGTCAGGCCATCTGCCTCTTGATATGAGCTTCGATTGAGAGCCTTTTTGATTCAAAGGAATTTCAAATGATTCTCATCTTTAGGGATTTCCTATGGTAGCCATTTAATTTGCAGAATTGCAGTTCTCAGAAAAAGTTCCTAAGAAATCATCTCTACAATGTTTTGGAGGAATATTTCCATCCCCTCCAACCTCCTTTTagaatttctatggttttcccatgtTGTACGAAACACCATTTATAGATCCTAAAGGCCGCGCTTGATTCAGTGTTTTTTAGCCAAACCAGCCGCAAGATTAGGATCCGTAACTTCCTAATGAGCGTTTGGTTGGCCCTATTTCTCTCAGCCGTTTTATTTTGCCAGTTTGTTTCATTCACGCGAGCTCCACAAAATCTTACGGAGGTCCGTGTGATACACCCGTTTTGAGCGAGCACAGCGAAACCGAGCCTTAAAAATCCAGCCCCAGCAAAATAATCTGATAAACCGGATTAAGGATGGCATGACACTCCAATCCTACACTTCCTAAGTCTGTTTTTAGATACCTATGTATCAACataggcgatttacacaaaaataacccttttttGAAACTATAGCACAAAGTGACCCTCCGGCGaagctatttcacccatctaacccttttgtgtggcgcccgtgcctgcggcgccactctcgtagccgacgtggcgccctcgacgctgagctgtgcGCCGATCCGATGTGGCAGggtgtgtggcgccgctcccatcggcgccacactgtgaaaatgtggcgccgctcggaagggcgccacacatccacttaagtgtggcgcccgcgcccgccccagcccgagctctcctcttcttctcctcttcCCTTGTCTCTGTCTTTGAAgaaccgccaccgccgcccgccTCACCTCCgtcccccccaccaaatccaccaaggATTTTTCTGATCTGGCCGGCCAACTCCTTCCTCATCtattcctcaaggtattccccttcgattccctccgattcatccactagtgttggtggatttggatatgaaccctagacatggaaatttatgttggtggatttggatatgaacatAGATATGGAAATTAATGTTGGTGGAATCTACATTGTAGTTTATGTGTTTGAACcaaagatttgttggaaccctagatatgaatgtatgtgtGTATGTATGGAACCTTATGTATGTATGTGGTGAAAGGCAAAATTGGAGCTTAGCAAATGCATTCTATTGTCTTACATATGTCTATTATGTTCCTAGGAATGATATGTCTTACGAAATTCATATGTGTGATGTATTTGGATAtgaattctcatgtatgtgtgatGTATAGGTGATTCGAAAGttagatatattctcatgtatgtgttgctcatttttgttagtggaatgactcataatatggttgtgtaaacatgtaggatggtgtggctcctagatcaagagtatgacagggatcaccgggcttttcatatgacggagaggacaacggatcttcaccctttgaagattcggTACCATGGCACGGTAGATAtgccgtatgacgagaggtacacggagttcatccagccCACCGGTCTTCTCCCTTTCATCGCGCTTGTAAGCTGGGGGGGCCGAACATGAACGccgcggcactcaccgcccttgtcgaccggtggaggccggagacgcacaccttccacttgagggccggcgagatgacccctactctTCAGGATGTCTCAATGATACTTGGACTTCCTAttgagggcgagccactgtgtatgaacacagcttctgatgggtggcgcagacagatggaggaccttattggcatggctcctccggcgccaaaaaatccaaaggagagagctcccgccggcgcaCCTTTCGCTTGGATAAGGACTAACTTTGGACAACCTCCGCCGGAAGACGCCAACGAGGACACTATCAAGACATACACCCGAGTGTACTTCTGGTACATGATCTCGAGGACTctctttgctgacagtggtgggaagttggcccattggtgttggctcaaggcgcttacggtgttggagcgccggtggagttggggaacagcggcacttgcctacctctaccgacAGGTGATGATTTGTTGTATGTACTGTTCTTCTATAGTACTGTGCCTACCTCTACCtctaaccaaatgtcttatgtacgcagttggacgacgcttgtcgcaggactgggagcggcggtattggtggatgcttgctcctactttccgtatggagctgggaccgcctatcagttgggcggcccAGGGTACTCACAGAGAGACGATGGCCTCATTACCGGAACAACCTTGATCGGGAGCCGAATTGGGCATttctttgggacaatgtctcggagatgacgagcgatccaaagatcatgtacaggcagtacactgaggagttggacactcttaccgctgagcaggtaaccgattgAAACcatcactcttttgcaatccgAGTTCATAAATTCTGCTAGCATGTTGTAAATTCTGAAATATTTGAATGCTGCAGGTtgaatgggagccatatggtacctactaccatattggcgcggggatggctgacctcaaccccaagtgccttgaggaggcgcgtttctggcgtatgcgctgcccactcatatgcatgtggcttgttgagtaccaccagccgcacagagtgatgaggcagtttgggctgtatcaggagtgcccacctcagTTGCAAGACACGGACCAGACGCTTCATAGGTAAATTTCttgaatcatgcgatggaagctTGTTGATTGAAGAGATAGAATCTAACTTCTCGATTCCTGCAGGCTTGATAGGAAGCGgtagaggaagatcacaaattggcctgACCATCATAGAGGCCACGTCacagcgttccaacactgtttggaagcgGTACAGAATGTTGGCCATGTGGAGATTGTCCCCCACAActtggccgctttcaacaactatctCCAATGGTTTCATGAAAGCACGCGTATCGAGCTAGTGAAACCCGCGTATGATGACGACATCTTGTACGACcccatcgagttcgatgaggttgcgcaaagccagcacgacacctttgctcgcagaggaagatcgacttctattgcttccgagctgaacttcgtggtaatgtattctctcgttagctagtacatcatctacattgGCATGTGATCGCTCAAAATTTGTATAATATGTTTGTCGCAGCGGTCcgagatccaaaaaacagctgaCGAGTGCGAGATTGTTTGGGATCAGAGCCATACAGATGACAAGCCTATCGGACCGATGcggcatttcattaaggtatggtCACCAACATTCAATGTGAGCTACTGTGTTCGGGTGCCTTTGTAACCATGACTTCCacgacgcagaacactgcacgaaagatgcggcggttagccaacttgctaggttgccgcgacACCGAAATTGCGGCTACATCCTCTTCTGAAGATGCGGATGTTTGGACTAATTTGTTACCGCTCGAACATGTGCTTAGTAATTTCAACTATTCTAATCTCAtgtgtttgtgaagattcctgacgacGACACCATCCTGAGTCAAGGCATTGCGAGTCAACGCAAGAAGCAAGCCACACGGTCtgcttaccagttgaagccaaggggcaacgCTCCAAAACGATACACTCCGGacgattatgtcaaccgaggaaagaaggttgtcattgAGGAGGATGAGAAGCCGCAGCGGAGATCAACTTTGAGGAagatgaggaacgacgagccgttatcttcagaggaggaggagcagcaggagcaggagcaacaGCCACGACAGCGGACGAAAAGGttggccgtccggaagcagcccgcgaggaGGGGACGTCGCGGAGGATAGATGCATTTGCTagtgttgtgaactctatcttctTAAGTATCGtgttgtgaaccctatgtcatttcgaaccatgtctCTATTGCTACGTGTTGTTTGAATCTATGTGCTAAGATGTGATCTATGATGCGTGCTATGTGTATGTTCTATGTGTATGAAATTGCTATTGTTGTGTTGAAAACTGTTTAATTAAGgcaagagttttcatgtttttaacacaagtcaacgtGTGGCGCCCCTCAGGCCGGCGCCACACATCACAGTGTGGCGCCCATGGTATCGGCGCCACACGATGCAACTTatatgtcgaaaacatccaggggctccgaaagtttagtccttagccgttttggcgaggctgtttgtgtggcgcccgtggcactggcgccacacctcactgtgtggcgccagtggcatcggcgccacacaaacagcctcgccaaaacggctaagtcccagacgctttgtcttacaatatgtttttgggcaattacaagtgcatgtgtggcgccaatgggagcggcgccacacaccctgccacgtcggatcggcgcacagctcagcgtcgagggcgccatgTCGGCTACGAGAGTGGCGCCGCAGGCACGGG
It includes:
- the LOC127312038 gene encoding disease resistance protein RGA2 — encoded protein: MDIALSAVTSEIISRFASFLISKYREHTCLTKKKRNLESLRRLLLRVHCMAYMTHCVVEEAEGRYITNSRMLLQLRMLMEAMYRGYDVLNTYGPLEQIRTHVEVSSSYTMAFPIVRRSGSKEVQTALETLEGATTNINEFITLLTGCERMFRSPYSCYLYMDNFMFGRQVERQHVMNILLQDNDPHRVLTVLPVIGGCRVGKKTLVWSVCSDERICSRFSSIIHVNGCEIQTIDHDSFSNVRTLVTVEIQSDVDDKEWYKFHSLLLTRTGKGSKVVIISRLEKLARFGTVNLVRINTFSQEEYSYLFKVLAFGSSDLVHHPHLALIGKELATMMKGSLVHLNVYSSMLRNNLNVPFWIRVLKLYRTMMETNLSTFGEHLRALLDKGSTVDITEFSPSSSSSRFMLLVGGKDSSRSGELPRMTFGDIIAGYVVLPMKFELVWESRLPPYTVISATCVAEKHEHSPIPRKKRCRLDTSM
- the LOC127313701 gene encoding putative disease resistance protein RGA3 codes for the protein MDIALSAVASELASRFVSFLISKCRDQACLNKKKNLESLRRLLLRVHTVVEEAEGRYITSSRMLVQLKMLTEAMYQGYDVLDTYGPLEQIRARMEVSGSDTINFSAVRRFSSSTVSKEVQTALEKLEAATGKIAEFIALLTGCERMFRSPYSCYIYIDNFMFGRQVERQHVINILMQDNYPLKVPTVLPIIGGCRVGKKTLAWSVCSDERIRSRFSSIIHVNGCDIQKIDHGRFSNVRSLIIVEVQSDLDDKEWYKFHSLLLTLTGAGSKLVILSRLEKLARFGTVNLVRINSFTQEEYSYLFKVLSFGSSDPVDHPQLALIGKELATMMKGSLVHLNVYSSMLRNNLNVQFWIRVLKLYRSVMEANLSISGEHPRALLDRGNTVDITAFSPSSSSSRLMLLVGGKQSSMPGELPRMTFGDIIAGSVVLPVRFELVWESRLPPYTVISATCVAEKPEHSASPRKKRRRLGTSM
- the LOC127313702 gene encoding serine/threonine-protein phosphatase 7 long form homolog, which translates into the protein MNAAALTALVDRWRPETHTFHLRAGEMTPTLQDVSMILGLPIEGEPLCMNTASDGWRRQMEDLIGMAPPAPKNPKERAPAGAPFAWIRTNFGQPPPEDANEDTIKTYTRVYFWYMISRTLFADSGGKLAHWCWLKALTVLERRWSWGTAALAYLYRQLDDACRRTGSGGIGGCLLLLSVWSWDRLSVGRPRVLTERRWPHYRNNLDREPNWAFLWDNVSEMTSDPKIMYRQYTEELDTLTAEQVEWEPYGTYYHIGAGMADLNPKCLEEARFWRMRCPLICMWLVEYHQPHRVMRQFGLYQECPPQLQDTDQTLHRLDRKR